Below is a window of Paraburkholderia kururiensis DNA.
GCGCTGGATCAAGCCGCTCGAACAGGGCTTCGACGTCAAGCTCACGGCGGGCATCCACGGTGGTTGCATGCGGCTGCTCGCCACGCGCGCGTCGGGCATTGTCGATCTGCAGGGGCTCAAAGGCCAGACGGTGGGCGTGAGCGACATGGCGAGTCCCGCGAAGAACTTCTTCGCGATCACGTTGAAGAAACTCGGCATCGATCCCGACAACGACGTGCATTGGCGTCAGTACCCCGCGCCGCTGCTGGGCGAAGCGCTGAAAAAAGGCGAAGTGCAGGCGATTGCCGACGGCGACCCGACGATCTGGACGTTGCGAGAGACGAACCACCTGCAGGAGGTCTCGAACAACCTTTGCGGCGAGTACGCGAACCGCGTGTGCTGCGTGCTCGGCGTGCGCGGCTCGCTGGTCCGCAAGGACCGCGCAACGGCACAGGCGCTGACGCAGGCACTGCTCGAAGCGACGGAATGGACGGCGAATCACCCCGCCGAGGCCGCGGCGATCTTTGCGCCGAATGCGCCGGGCGCGAACGTCGCGCAACTGACCGAGATGCTGAAGAGCCACACGGATCACCACCATCCCGTGGGCGATGCGTTCAAGAAGGAAATCTCGCTTTACGCGGACGATCTCAAGTCGGTGGGTGTGTTGAATGCGGGCACGAACTCGGACCGTTTTGCGACGCGTGTTTTTTCGGACGTGCTGGCCTGATCTCACGCGACTGACGAACGCGGAACGACGCGCGCTACAGCAGCGGCGCGCGTCGTTCATGCAAGCCGTACGTCCACTATGGCACTGCGGCGCGCTCAGACCGCGGCAAACGCGGCGCGCCCCACATTGCCAAGCACGGTATCGTTCTGCGGCGTATGAATGCGGGCGCACAAGACGTCGCGGTAGTGGCGCTCCAGCGGATTGTTGCGGCTTAAGCCCGGATTGCTGCTCGCTTCGAGCGCCAGTTCGACGGCGCGAATGGCGTCCCGGCTCACGAGATATTTGAGGGTGGGGGCCGCTGTCGCGTCGACACTTCCGTTCGCGCCCGCATCGAGCAACACGCGGTTATTGAGCAGCAATGCGTCGATCTGGCCCGCCGTCTGCTGGAAATGAGGAAGCGTCGAGAGCGGCGCGCTGAGCCCCGAGGGAACACGGTGCGCGGCCCAGTGTACGAACCAGTCGCGAGCCGCTCTCGCGACGCCGTCGTAGACGGCCGGCAGCAATACGTTCGTCCATAGCGTCGTGACAGCGTCCATGCCGGTGGCGAGCCCCGGCGGTTGCAGATCGACGGCATGCTCGACCGGCACGCGCACGTTTTCGAAGATCACTTCGTGGCTGCCCGTCGCGCGCATGCCGAGGTGGTTCCACGGTTCGCCGAAACGGATGCCCGGCATGTCGCGATGCACGAGCCACGTGCCCACGCGCGGCGTGGCTTCATCGGTGCGTCCCCAGACGGCGAACCACGTGAGGCCGGGGCTTCCCGTGGAATAGAGCTTGCGGCCATTCAGTACCCAGTGGCCGCCGTCGAGCCGGCCCACGGTGGCGGGCAAGCCGCCGCGCGAGGGCGAGCCCAGTTCCGGTTCGACGCGCAGCGAGTTGATGAGCGCGCCGCGTTCCACCGCGTCGCGCGCGATGGCTTCTTTGAGCCAGTCGGGCCAGTTCGGGTTGGCTTGCAGGCGCACGTGGTAGACGTACTGCATCACCAGAATCAACGCCGTGGAAGGCTCGCCGCGCGCCACGGCGCGGATGACCTTGAGTGCTTGGGGCAGCGTGGCTTCGTGCCCGCCCAATGCTCGGGGTACCGTCAGCGCGAGCAGATCGGCCTCACGCAAACGCGCGAGATTGTCGTGCGGAAACGTGGGGCCGGCATCGAGTTCGGCGGCGGTGGCGGCGAAGTCCGCTGTGAGCGCGTCGAGCCATGCATCGGCCTGCGGGCTATCGAGATTGGCGAGTGCCGCGAGCGCGGTTGCGTCGCGTTCGACGTCAGCCAGCGAGTTGTCGGGAAGGCGGCTTGTCATGGTGGGCTCTGTCTCGGTTCATGCATTTGACGCGCCGGCATCACTGCGCAGAGAGCGGAAACTGCCGGTCGAAGCTCTGCGAAACATCGAGCCGGGTCTTGATCACATCGGCGCGATGGTAGAGGTCGGCGGTTTTCTGCTGTTCGGCGATCAGGTGGTCGTCGATGGCGACCGGATGGAGTTGCGCGCGCTGATAGACGACCTTCAGCACTTCGGGCGGCAGCCCCGTCACCTTCGATTGCATGGCGGCCACTTCGTCGGGATGGGACAACGCCCAGCGCTGGCCCGCCGCGACGCGCTTGAGGAAGTCCCCGATTTCGGCGTGCTTTTCCTTGATCGAGGTTTGCGTGGCCGCCTGAAAGCTCAGCCCCGAAGAGAGATCGACGCCGTTGGCGACGGCACGGTCGTGGTCGCGCTGCTCGCCGAGCGCGACATACGGGTCCCACGTGGACCACGCATCGACGTTGCCCGACGCGAGCGCGGCCTTGGCATCGGCGGGCTGCATGAAACGCAGCGACACGTCGGTGAGCTTGATGCCCGCGCGCTCCAGTGTCGCGATGACGAGGTAGTGGCCAATGGAGCCGCGCGTCGTTGCAATGCGTTTGCCCTTGAGGTCTGCGGCCGTCTTGATGGGCGAGGAGTCGGGCACGATGATCGCGAGATCGGTGGGCGTGGACCGTGTGGCGGCGACGGCGCGCACCTTCGCGCCCGCCGCGTAGGCGAAGATCAACGGCGCGTCGCCCAGGCCGCCCACATCGATGGCACCCGCATTGAGCGCCTCCCCCAGCGGCTGTGCGGCCGGAAAGTTGAACCACTCGATCCTGTACGGCACATCCTTCAGTTGCCCAGACGCTTCGAGAATGCCGCGCGTCTGCAGTTGCTGGTCGCCCACTTTCAGCGTGGTTTCGGCCAGAACGGCAGGCGACGCGACGGTCGCGGCTGTGCCGAGCACGATCACAAGGCGGGACCATCGCAGCAGGTAGTGGTTGAGAAGGGAGAGCATAGGCGCGATGAAGAGCCGGAGGGCAGGGTAGCGGAAAAGCACACGATACGAGCCGGTTTTATATAAGGCAAACGCATTGTTATGCTTTACTAATATGCGGCCCGGAAAAAGAACGTGCTTGAATGCCGCCGTGTCGGCACGGTAAGCTCGTGCAGGAAATGCGCTACCCCGGTCGCATTCGTCAATCACCCACAGACAGAAAAACCCATGAAACTCGATGAAATCGAGGCCTTCGTTGCTGTCGTGCGCAGCCAGTCGCTGAGCCAGGCAGCCGACTCGCTTGCGCTGACGCAGCCGGCCGTCACGCGCCGCATTCAGAACTTCGAAGAAGCGCTCGGCGTGGAACTGCTCGACCGCAACACCAAGCCGCTGAGAACGACGCCGATGGGCCGCGCCGTGTACGAGCAGTGCCGCGCGATCGTGCGCGAGGTGGATGGGCTCAGGCATCTCGTAACCGACGGCGCGCCGCTCGCGGGTGTGCTGCGCATCGGCGTGGCGCAAACGGTGGCCGATGTCGCGATGCTCAAGGCGCTCAATGCACTACGCAGCGCACATCCTGAACTACAGGCGCGTGTTTCGACGGGATGGGGCAATCCGCTGCTGCAAAAGGTCGAGGAGGGCGAACTCGATGCGGTCATCGTGCTCTTGCCCTCGAATCGCGTATTGCCCGAAACGCTGGTGGGCGAAGCGTTGGGCGAACTGAAGCTGGCGGTCGTCGCGCGCAAAGGGAGCCTGAAGAAGTGCACGCATACGCTGGCGGAATGTCAGTCGCATGGCTGGGTGCTGAATCCGGATGGCTGCGGCTTTCGGGCCGGCCTGCACCAGGCGCTCGCCGCGCAAGGCTATACGTTGAAGCTGAATCTCGAAACGCTGGGCACGGAGTTGCAACTGGGGCTCGTGGCGGATGGCGTGGGGCTGGGCCTCGTGCCGTTGCCGTTGCTGCGCGTCAGCGCGCATGCGGCGCAGCTCGACGTCATTCAGGTGCGCGACTTCAAGCCTGAAATCGCGGTGTGGATGGTGAGGTCGCGTGCGCTGGGAAAGATGCAGTCGGCGCTGACGACGCTGGCGGAAAGCGTCGAACGGAGCTTCAAGGCAGCGCGTCTTTCACGCGCCGCCTGAGACCTGTTCCATGAGCGCGATGGCCGATCAGATCACGAAGAAGCCGTGCGTGCCGTCGCGCTCGAGTTGCGCGACGAGCCCGTATTCCCACTCCAGATACGCGTTCATGGCCTCGCGCGCGTTGTCGGTGCCTTCATAGGGGCGCCGATAGCGGTCGATGCGCGGCGAAGCGAGGCGGGCGTCACCATTCTCCGTCGGCAAGCCCGCTCGAATCCACGCCGCTGTGCCGCCTGCCAGCACGTGCACGGGCTTGCCCGTCAGCGCGGCGATGTCGGCGGCCGCGAACGGCGCGAGTGCGTTCGTCCCGCACGTCACCACGTAGCGTTTCGCGTCGGGTAGCGCTCGCAGATCGTCGATCGCATTGACGAGCCGCGAGCGAACCAGCCAGTACGCGCCGGGAATATGCGCCTTCACGTGATTCGCGCTCGACGTGACGTCGATCACGAGCGTGCCGCTCGATGCGTCGGCGAGCAGCGCGGCGAGTTCGTGAGCGGATACCTCCGGTATGGGTGGCGCCTCTGCCTTCGCCCCTCGCCACGGTCCGCTTTCCGTCAGCGCTTGCGGCGCTGCGCCGTCGACCACATAGACCTCGATATTCATCTGCGCGAGCCATGAAGCGGTCATGTTGGCGCGCACGCCGTCGTCGTCGAAGAGCACGACACGTGCGCCGCGTACGGGCGCGAACATGTCGGTCTCCTGAACCAGCTGGCCGCCTGGCGCGCCCTGAAAACCGGGCGCGTGCGCGTTTTCGTATTCGGCGGGTGTGCGTACGTCGAAGCGATAGGTCGTGCGCGACGGTTCGTTGGCCCAGCGCGCGGCTTCGTCCAGCGAGGTGCGGCCTGCGCCCGCGCTATCGGCGAGCGCGCGCGACGCGCTGCGCGATGCGTCGAGACTCGCGGCATCGAGACCGGCCTGCGCGTCGAATTGCCGATGGCTGCCGTGCTCGAGCGTCTGGCCCGCCAACGTCCAGCCTATCGTTCCGTTGCGCAGCGCGGCGACCGGATTCGGCAGTCCCGCATTGACGAGCGATTGCGCGCCGATGATGCTGCGCGTACGCCCCGCGCAATTGACGATCACACGTGTCTTCGGGTCCGGCGCGAGCGCTCGCGCACGCAGCACGAGTTCGGCGCCCGGCACGCTCACGCTGCCGGGAATGTTCATGGTCTGGTATTCGTCGAAGCGGCGCGCGTCGAGCACCACGACGTCGTCGCCGTGCTTCAGCAGGGTTTCCACGGCTTCGGCCGAAAGCGAAGGCGTATGGCGTTGCGCTTCCACGAGTTCGCCGAACGCTTTGCTCGGCACGTTGACGTCGCGAAACACTTCGCCGCCCGCACGAATCCAGCCATCGAGTCCACCCGCGAGCAATGCGATCTGCGTGTAGCCAAGCGACGCGAGTTTGTCCGCGGCGCGTTGAGCGAGTCCTTCGCCCGCATCGAACAACACGATGGGGACGTCGCGGCGCGGCAGACGCGTGTAGGCGTCCAGTTCCAGCTTCGACAATGGCACATTCGCGGCGAAGAGCGGATGCGCCTGCGCATGCGGGTCTTCTTCGCGTACGTCGAGGAGGGCGATTTCGCGGCGCGCGAGCAGCGCTGCGCGCACGTCTTCATAGGTGCGCACGGGATAGGACGTCATGAGCGATGCAGTTCCTTGCTGAGATCCCACAGGTTAGGGAGCGTGTCGTTCGAATAGCCGGATATGAAAGGCTTCGGCAAACCGTGTGCTTGATAGGTGGAGCGCCGGACCGCGCCGATGTTCGCGCCGTACACGTGGATGCTGATCGACGTGCGGTCGTCGTAGGCGTTGCGTACGCGGTGAATGTCGCCGATAGCCGGCGATACCGCTTCGACGTCGCCGGCTTCGAGACGCACTTCCGGGCCGGCCTCTCGCAGCGTGCCGTCGTCGTTGCGCGCATAGGGCGCCGCGAATTCGGCGCCGCGCAGCACGCCGATGAGGCCCCATACGGTGTGGTCGTGAATCGGCGTCTGCTGGCCCGGTCCCCAGACGAAGCTCACGACGCTGAAACGTTGGCGTGCATCGGCGTAGAGCAGGAATTGCTGATAGCGCTCGCTGGAGGGCTGCGCGTATTGCGGGGGAAGCCAGTCGTCGACACGGATCAGTTCGCGCAACGCGAGTCCGCCTTGATCGAGCAGCGTGGACTCGCTCGCACCGGAATCGACGAGCGTCGCGATTTCCGCGACGAACTCGCGCAGTTTGTGAAGGGCCATCAGTCGAGCAACTCCGGTTCGGAATCGAGCAGCCCTTCATACAGGCTCTCAAATGCATACCGCGCGCCGCTTGCGCGGCCCACCTGCTGATGCGTGAGCGCCGCCATTTCGTGGGCAATGGGCTGTGGCGTGCCCGCCGCTTCGGCGAGCAACTGCGCGTGGCACGCATTGTCGAGCGCGATGTACCACCACGCGGCCGCTTCCACAGTAGGCCCGGCCGTGAGGATGCCGTGGTTCTTCAGGATCACAGCCTTGTGCGGGCCCAGCGCATCGGCAATGCGAGCCCCTTCGGTGGTGTCCAAGACCACGCCGCGGAAGTCGTCGAACAGCGCGTGGTCTTCGTAGAAGGCGCACGAGTCCTGCGTCAACGGGTCGAGCTTGCGGCCCAGTGTCGACCAGGCTTTGCCATAGAGCGAATGCGTGTGCGCCGCAGCCACCACGTCCGGTCGCGCTTCGTGAATCGCGGCGTGAATTGCAAACGCGGCCTGATTCACGGGGCCGTCGCCGACCACGATTTCGCCATTGCGGTTCACGAGCAGCAGGTCGGATACGCGTATGCGGCCAAAGTGTCGGCCGAGCGGGTTGACCCAGAAGTGGTCTGTCCATTCGGGATCGCGCGCCGTGATGTGGCCGGCGAGCCCTTGCGCGAAGCCGTAGCGGGCGAAGAGACGAAACGCGCCGGCGAGTCGCTGTTGACGGTGAAGGCGTTCCTGCTCGATCGAACGTTGGGGCTCGGCGTTGTCGTCGAACCAGAACTTGCGCAGAGGCGTCTTGCGAAACGCGAGCTTCGGCGCAAGTTTCTTTGTGTTGGCGAGTACGGTGCTCATGATGTCGTCGGTGCGCCGTTATGCTGCGTGACGCACACGCGACGTGAGTTCGCGCGTGGCGGGGATCAATTCCCGTCCGTAATCGATGGCGTCTTCGAGCGGGTCGAAGCCGCGAATCAGAAAGGTGGTCACGCCCAGTGCGTAGTATTCCGCCAGCGTTTGCGCGACTTGCGCAGGCGTGCCGACGAGCGCCGTCGAATTCGAGCGTCCGCCGATCTCTTTGGCCACGGCCGTCCACAGACGCTCGTCGGCGCGATCGCCGTCACCGGCCGCGGCCAGCAGCCGACGGGCGCCTTCGCTTTGCTGCGGTCCGCCGCGCGAAAACCCCTGTTCGACGCGCAGCCGGCGTGTCTCTTCGAGAATGTGTTGGGCTCGCTCCCACGCGGCTTTTTCCGTGGATGCGAGAATGGGCCGGAACGAAACAGAGAAACGCACGCTGCGGCCGTGCTTCGCCGCTTCGGCGCGTACGCGCGTGACCTGTTCTTCCACCTGCTTTTTCGATTCGCCCCACAGCGCGTAGACGTCGGCATGCTTGCCCGCGACGGCGAGGGCGGGCTCGGACGCTCCGCCGAAATAGATCGGCACGTGCGGAGTCTGTTTGGGTTTGACTTCGGAAAAGGCTTTTTCGAAGCGATAGAAGCGGCCTTCGTGATCGAACGGCTGGTCTGCGGTCCACACGCGGCGAAGAATCTGCAGATACTCGTCGGTGCGGGCGTAGCGTTCGTCGTGGCTCAGGAAATCGCCGTCGCGCCGCTGGTCTTCGTCGCTTCCTCCCGAGATGAAGTGCACCGCGAGGCGTCCGCCCGAGAAATGGTCGAGCGTGGCGATCTGACGTGCCGCGAGCGTCGGGGCCACGAACCCGGGACGATGGGCCAGCATGAAGTGAATGCGCGACGTCACGCTCGCCGCGTAGGCGATCGTGATGGTGGCATCGGGACTGGTCGAGCTGTGCGGCACGAGAATGCGGTTGAACCCCGCGTTTTCGTGCGCCTGCGCGAAGTGGCGCACGTAGTCCGTATCGACGGCCGGGCCTTGCGGCTTGTGCGTTTCCGATACCTTGCGCTGCTGGATCATGCCGATGAATTCGACGCTCACGTTAGCTCCTTGCCGAAATCCGTTTGATTGACGGAATGGATGCGAGGGCAGACGTGTTGCGATTCCGGGCACGCCTGCGGGTCGAATGAGGCTAACATCGGGTTATGCAAGAGCGAAATAGTATATTCAGATAAAGATATAAAACATGCATGTTGAAGGGCGAGGGACCCGCTAGCCCGCCTCATTACCGCGATACCGAGTGGACGAACTCGGCCAGGTCGCGATTGAAGCGCTCGGGCTCTTCGACGAACGGCGCGTGTCCTGAATCGGCGTACACGTGGGTGACGATGTGCGGATTCAACTCAGTCGCGCGTGCCAGCGTCGCACGCGTGTCGACCAATGCATCGCGGCCGCCGTAGAGAAAGAGCAACGGCACGCGCGCCTTGCCCAGCCCCTCTGCGGCGAATACCGTCATCGTCGGGATTTCCTTCTGCATGTCCCACGATGCCATTGCCGCATTGGCGAGAAGGCGCTCGAACGTGACGGCATCCGGTTGACGGTGGAAGCAGAGTCCGACGAACGCACGCTCTCCGTCGAGATGCGTTTTCAGATCCGGCGAGTTCATGTCCCGATACACGTCGGGATGTTGGACGATCTGGCCCTGCGCGAGCTCGACTACACCGTCGACAAAGACCGCGCCGGAGATCGCGCGATCGCCATACCTGGCGAGGTAACTGGACATCACGACGCCACCGAGCGACCAGCCGACGACCACGGGTTTGCGCGCGTGCGAGCCCGCGATCACCGCTGCCAGATCGTCGGCCCAACGGCTTCCATCGTGATAGGGCGCGGCGCCGGACGGTTTGTCCGACTGACCGTGTCCGCGCAGGTCATAGGTGATCAGCCGGTACTGACGTAGTTCCGGGCTCGTCACCTGGGCGTCCCAGTCCAGGCGGCTGCCGAGCAGGCCGTGAATCAGGATGACGGGTGTGCCGTCCGGGTTGCCGCTTTCCTCTACCGCCAGTTTGACGCCGTCCGACGACGTCACCGTATAGGTCGTCGGAGCGGCGGTCGCGCCGGACGCGAACACGAACAGCGTGGCTGCCCAGACGACGGCCGTGCGCAGCATGCCGAACACGCGGGTGTGCATGACGTTACTCCATGAGTTGAAGACCGGCCCAGTCTCAACGCTCACACTGATGTGAGAGTCAAGCGAATCGTGCTAGCCTCGAACTCATGAAGAAAATGCCTTCGCAGAAATGGATGACGGTGGGAGAACTGTCGCGCCGCACGGGCGCAAGTGTGCGGTCCATTCGTCATTACGACGAACATGGTCTGCTCGCGTCCGTCCGCGCGAGCAATGGATACCGCACGTTCCCCGACCAGGCGGTCACGCAGGTCAGGCAGATCCAGCGCATGATCGCGACCGGCTTCACGATAGAAGACATTCGCGGGTTTCCGGATTGCATGCTGCTGATCGAAGGTGCGCGTTCGTGCGACCAGATCACCGACGTCCAGCGCAAGCGGCTTAAAGCCATCGAGCGTCAGATCGCGGACCTGGAAAAACGTCGCGCCCGACTCGTCAAAATGCTGCTGGAAGGGGCGGTGCCGCCCGTCTAGCGACGTGGCATTGGAAACAATGCCGGTGCGTCGCGTCATCGCCGCACCTTCTGTTGGCGCGCTAGCTTTACCGATGGGTGTCGCGGAGCAACAGGCGCGTTCCCACCGCCACGATGGACGTAATCGCAGGCAGCAGTTCCTGACCCAGCGGCGTCAACCCGTACTCCACGGATGGCGGCGACGTCGCCATCACATTGCGCTCGAGCACGCCTCGCGCTTCCAGATCACGCAATCGGCTGGTCAGCACTTTCGCGGTAAGCGTCGGGTTGTCACGCAGGAGTTCCGAGAACCGGCGTGGGCCGTCGCTCAGGCACCAGATGATCTCGGGCGTCCACAGGCCGCCGAGCAGGGCCATGCATTTCGACATGGGACAGCCCGGCAGCGGGGCCACTTTCTTACGGGTTTTCAGGCTCATCGTTGCGTTCTCACAGCGGTTTCCAGTGGGTTAGCTGGTTTCTATCCGGTTACCTGAAAATGATGGTAACCCATGGATAGGTGCTTTCCATTGGAAACTGATGACCCTAGACTACGTGCCTCTTCTACTGACTACGAACGAGGACGGGCTATGTACGCAATAACCGGCGCGACAGGGAAGCTTGGGCGGCTTGTGATCGACGCGTTGCTGGAGAACGTTCCGGCTGACCGCATTGTGGCCGCCGTCAGGAATCGGGCAAAGGCGCAGGATCTTGCCGGGCGTGGCATCATCGTGCGCGAGGCCGACTACAAACGCCCCGAGACGCTCATCGCCGCTTTTGCGGGCGTCGATAAACTCCTGCTGATTTCTTCCACCGAGGTCGCCGGCCGCCTGCCGTTGCATCGCGCAGTGATTGAGGCGGCCCGGCAGGCCGGCGTTTCGCTGCTGGCCTACACGAGCATGCTGCACGCGGACACGTCGCCCGCCAGGCTTGCGATTGAGCATCGACAGACGGAGGAGGCCATTGCAGCCTCCGGCCTTCCCGCCGTCATTCTTCGCAATGGCTGGTACATCGAGAACCACCTGGCGGCGCTCCCGGCGGTGCTCGAGCACGGCGCCTTCGTCGGCGCCGCGAAGGCGGGACGCTTCTCATCCGCCGCCCGGAAGGACTATGCCGCCGCCGCCGCTGTGGCGCTGACCACCGACGGTCTGGCAGGAACAACGTACGAGCTGGCGGCCGACCGTGCCTTTACGCTTGCGCAACTGGCGGCTGAAGTGTCGCGCCAGTCGGGAAAAA
It encodes the following:
- a CDS encoding ABC transporter substrate-binding protein — its product is MSHSNGSTLSSRARRTWLRNTAWAAGAAALGGASFGLPGVRAAADEALKPLKLSWNAGAICTAPVPVAVQQGFFRKHGLQVELVNFAGSTDQLLEAIATGKSDAGVGMALRWIKPLEQGFDVKLTAGIHGGCMRLLATRASGIVDLQGLKGQTVGVSDMASPAKNFFAITLKKLGIDPDNDVHWRQYPAPLLGEALKKGEVQAIADGDPTIWTLRETNHLQEVSNNLCGEYANRVCCVLGVRGSLVRKDRATAQALTQALLEATEWTANHPAEAAAIFAPNAPGANVAQLTEMLKSHTDHHHPVGDAFKKEISLYADDLKSVGVLNAGTNSDRFATRVFSDVLA
- a CDS encoding acyl-CoA dehydrogenase family protein, producing the protein MTSRLPDNSLADVERDATALAALANLDSPQADAWLDALTADFAATAAELDAGPTFPHDNLARLREADLLALTVPRALGGHEATLPQALKVIRAVARGEPSTALILVMQYVYHVRLQANPNWPDWLKEAIARDAVERGALINSLRVEPELGSPSRGGLPATVGRLDGGHWVLNGRKLYSTGSPGLTWFAVWGRTDEATPRVGTWLVHRDMPGIRFGEPWNHLGMRATGSHEVIFENVRVPVEHAVDLQPPGLATGMDAVTTLWTNVLLPAVYDGVARAARDWFVHWAAHRVPSGLSAPLSTLPHFQQTAGQIDALLLNNRVLLDAGANGSVDATAAPTLKYLVSRDAIRAVELALEASSNPGLSRNNPLERHYRDVLCARIHTPQNDTVLGNVGRAAFAAV
- a CDS encoding ABC transporter substrate-binding protein, which produces MLSLLNHYLLRWSRLVIVLGTAATVASPAVLAETTLKVGDQQLQTRGILEASGQLKDVPYRIEWFNFPAAQPLGEALNAGAIDVGGLGDAPLIFAYAAGAKVRAVAATRSTPTDLAIIVPDSSPIKTAADLKGKRIATTRGSIGHYLVIATLERAGIKLTDVSLRFMQPADAKAALASGNVDAWSTWDPYVALGEQRDHDRAVANGVDLSSGLSFQAATQTSIKEKHAEIGDFLKRVAAGQRWALSHPDEVAAMQSKVTGLPPEVLKVVYQRAQLHPVAIDDHLIAEQQKTADLYHRADVIKTRLDVSQSFDRQFPLSAQ
- a CDS encoding LysR family transcriptional regulator — translated: MKLDEIEAFVAVVRSQSLSQAADSLALTQPAVTRRIQNFEEALGVELLDRNTKPLRTTPMGRAVYEQCRAIVREVDGLRHLVTDGAPLAGVLRIGVAQTVADVAMLKALNALRSAHPELQARVSTGWGNPLLQKVEEGELDAVIVLLPSNRVLPETLVGEALGELKLAVVARKGSLKKCTHTLAECQSHGWVLNPDGCGFRAGLHQALAAQGYTLKLNLETLGTELQLGLVADGVGLGLVPLPLLRVSAHAAQLDVIQVRDFKPEIAVWMVRSRALGKMQSALTTLAESVERSFKAARLSRAA
- a CDS encoding rhodanese-related sulfurtransferase, with product MTSYPVRTYEDVRAALLARREIALLDVREEDPHAQAHPLFAANVPLSKLELDAYTRLPRRDVPIVLFDAGEGLAQRAADKLASLGYTQIALLAGGLDGWIRAGGEVFRDVNVPSKAFGELVEAQRHTPSLSAEAVETLLKHGDDVVVLDARRFDEYQTMNIPGSVSVPGAELVLRARALAPDPKTRVIVNCAGRTRSIIGAQSLVNAGLPNPVAALRNGTIGWTLAGQTLEHGSHRQFDAQAGLDAASLDASRSASRALADSAGAGRTSLDEAARWANEPSRTTYRFDVRTPAEYENAHAPGFQGAPGGQLVQETDMFAPVRGARVVLFDDDGVRANMTASWLAQMNIEVYVVDGAAPQALTESGPWRGAKAEAPPIPEVSAHELAALLADASSGTLVIDVTSSANHVKAHIPGAYWLVRSRLVNAIDDLRALPDAKRYVVTCGTNALAPFAAADIAALTGKPVHVLAGGTAAWIRAGLPTENGDARLASPRIDRYRRPYEGTDNAREAMNAYLEWEYGLVAQLERDGTHGFFVI
- a CDS encoding cysteine dioxygenase, producing MALHKLREFVAEIATLVDSGASESTLLDQGGLALRELIRVDDWLPPQYAQPSSERYQQFLLYADARQRFSVVSFVWGPGQQTPIHDHTVWGLIGVLRGAEFAAPYARNDDGTLREAGPEVRLEAGDVEAVSPAIGDIHRVRNAYDDRTSISIHVYGANIGAVRRSTYQAHGLPKPFISGYSNDTLPNLWDLSKELHRS
- a CDS encoding class II aldolase/adducin family protein, which encodes MSTVLANTKKLAPKLAFRKTPLRKFWFDDNAEPQRSIEQERLHRQQRLAGAFRLFARYGFAQGLAGHITARDPEWTDHFWVNPLGRHFGRIRVSDLLLVNRNGEIVVGDGPVNQAAFAIHAAIHEARPDVVAAAHTHSLYGKAWSTLGRKLDPLTQDSCAFYEDHALFDDFRGVVLDTTEGARIADALGPHKAVILKNHGILTAGPTVEAAAWWYIALDNACHAQLLAEAAGTPQPIAHEMAALTHQQVGRASGARYAFESLYEGLLDSEPELLD
- a CDS encoding LLM class flavin-dependent oxidoreductase, with translation MSVEFIGMIQQRKVSETHKPQGPAVDTDYVRHFAQAHENAGFNRILVPHSSTSPDATITIAYAASVTSRIHFMLAHRPGFVAPTLAARQIATLDHFSGGRLAVHFISGGSDEDQRRDGDFLSHDERYARTDEYLQILRRVWTADQPFDHEGRFYRFEKAFSEVKPKQTPHVPIYFGGASEPALAVAGKHADVYALWGESKKQVEEQVTRVRAEAAKHGRSVRFSVSFRPILASTEKAAWERAQHILEETRRLRVEQGFSRGGPQQSEGARRLLAAAGDGDRADERLWTAVAKEIGGRSNSTALVGTPAQVAQTLAEYYALGVTTFLIRGFDPLEDAIDYGRELIPATRELTSRVRHAA
- a CDS encoding alpha/beta fold hydrolase, which encodes MHTRVFGMLRTAVVWAATLFVFASGATAAPTTYTVTSSDGVKLAVEESGNPDGTPVILIHGLLGSRLDWDAQVTSPELRQYRLITYDLRGHGQSDKPSGAAPYHDGSRWADDLAAVIAGSHARKPVVVGWSLGGVVMSSYLARYGDRAISGAVFVDGVVELAQGQIVQHPDVYRDMNSPDLKTHLDGERAFVGLCFHRQPDAVTFERLLANAAMASWDMQKEIPTMTVFAAEGLGKARVPLLFLYGGRDALVDTRATLARATELNPHIVTHVYADSGHAPFVEEPERFNRDLAEFVHSVSR
- a CDS encoding MerR family transcriptional regulator; translation: MKKMPSQKWMTVGELSRRTGASVRSIRHYDEHGLLASVRASNGYRTFPDQAVTQVRQIQRMIATGFTIEDIRGFPDCMLLIEGARSCDQITDVQRKRLKAIERQIADLEKRRARLVKMLLEGAVPPV
- a CDS encoding winged helix-turn-helix transcriptional regulator, which translates into the protein MSLKTRKKVAPLPGCPMSKCMALLGGLWTPEIIWCLSDGPRRFSELLRDNPTLTAKVLTSRLRDLEARGVLERNVMATSPPSVEYGLTPLGQELLPAITSIVAVGTRLLLRDTHR
- a CDS encoding SDR family oxidoreductase; the encoded protein is MYAITGATGKLGRLVIDALLENVPADRIVAAVRNRAKAQDLAGRGIIVREADYKRPETLIAAFAGVDKLLLISSTEVAGRLPLHRAVIEAARQAGVSLLAYTSMLHADTSPARLAIEHRQTEEAIAASGLPAVILRNGWYIENHLAALPAVLEHGAFVGAAKAGRFSSAARKDYAAAAAVALTTDGLAGTTYELAADRAFTLAQLAAEVSRQSGKSVVYNDLEPDAYANVLTGIGLPADLAALLADADVAASHGALFDDGGELARLIGRPTTPWERRVEDALRA